Proteins from a single region of Paraglaciecola sp. T6c:
- the arcB gene encoding aerobic respiration two-component sensor histidine kinase ArcB codes for MQREESVEPWALRFAQFINRFGTLRVSVLFVILTLVFTMTGTYFLRIYIIGDVKLEDFMSAIILTIVSAPWVLFFFSELVKQLERSREHLSDAVTQLERLREEDILLSRELQNNIKQLNYEIEQRKNAQEERENVFVELENEIKDRAEKEEQALRLSTLLRSIIDASPDLIYYRNEEGQFAGCNRVAEQMTGLTEAELIGLTPHEVWEEELARQVAASDQEVLENDVSITEEIWLRFADGRRGYFEMRKVPFYDKDNKRLGLLAFGRDITERKQAENIVAKASKDKTKFIATISHELRTPLNGIVGLSRMLRDTKLDKEQFAWVSTIYASGITLGNIFNDIIDIDRMGRDKLELSLKTVSIKDFTEELSSIIKLLAADKGLAFDTEIREPLPDFVEVDGTRLRQILWNLLFNAVKFTQKGKVSLSVEAQTSGDGISHVTFRVGDTGVGIPQTELDKIFAMYYQVNLPEHQSATGTGIGLAICQQMVSLMNGEIKVSSEIGKGTCFSVELPLPISNRPMQVEELQVRGLNILLVEDIELNVMVAKALLEKLDQHVDVAMTGGEAIKMVRDKQYDLILLDIQLPDMTGFDVAATLHEESLVEQTSIVALTANVIKRRQEYLDSGMDDVIAKPVKKSRIIEVFNSLFSEQPYESHKPKDEEPDKELDAILDLDLLQMLVDTIGHEMVSTSVKVFEENMPVYLDILQLSLSASEKDEVCSQAHKIKGAAGSVGLARVQKIANQIQQGDHPAWWENVHDWVEELTFAAEEDMKKLGDWLTKQDIDD; via the coding sequence ATGCAGCGAGAAGAATCAGTAGAACCTTGGGCCCTTCGATTCGCCCAGTTTATCAACCGTTTTGGCACCCTGCGTGTCAGCGTACTGTTCGTTATTCTGACCCTAGTGTTTACCATGACCGGTACGTATTTTTTGCGCATTTACATTATTGGTGATGTAAAGCTCGAAGACTTTATGAGTGCGATTATTCTGACCATAGTCAGTGCCCCATGGGTGTTATTTTTCTTCAGTGAGTTGGTTAAGCAGCTTGAGCGCTCCAGAGAGCACCTATCGGACGCTGTGACACAACTTGAACGGCTTCGCGAAGAAGATATTTTGCTTAGCCGAGAGCTACAAAACAATATTAAACAGCTAAATTACGAAATTGAGCAGCGTAAAAATGCACAAGAAGAACGTGAAAATGTATTTGTAGAGCTAGAGAACGAAATTAAAGACAGAGCCGAAAAAGAAGAACAGGCTCTGCGTTTATCGACGTTATTACGCTCCATTATCGATGCCTCGCCTGATTTAATTTACTACCGCAATGAAGAAGGACAATTTGCCGGTTGCAACCGCGTCGCCGAGCAAATGACCGGACTGACTGAAGCTGAATTAATTGGTCTAACGCCGCACGAGGTGTGGGAAGAAGAGTTGGCTCGCCAAGTGGCGGCGAGTGACCAAGAAGTCTTAGAGAACGATGTCAGTATTACCGAAGAGATTTGGCTGCGCTTCGCCGATGGTCGCCGTGGGTATTTTGAAATGCGCAAGGTACCTTTTTATGACAAAGACAATAAACGCTTGGGATTATTAGCGTTTGGACGTGATATTACTGAGCGTAAACAAGCTGAGAATATTGTGGCTAAGGCGAGTAAAGATAAAACTAAATTTATCGCCACGATCAGTCATGAATTGCGTACGCCTTTAAACGGCATCGTCGGTTTAAGTCGCATGCTGCGTGACACCAAACTGGATAAAGAACAATTTGCTTGGGTCAGTACGATTTATGCTAGCGGTATTACGTTAGGTAACATTTTCAATGACATTATTGATATTGACCGCATGGGACGTGACAAGCTTGAGCTGTCTTTAAAAACCGTATCTATCAAAGATTTTACAGAAGAATTAAGCAGCATTATTAAGTTACTTGCGGCAGATAAAGGCCTTGCTTTTGATACTGAGATAAGAGAGCCGCTTCCTGATTTTGTCGAAGTTGATGGCACCCGGTTACGTCAAATTCTGTGGAACTTACTGTTCAATGCGGTCAAGTTCACGCAAAAAGGCAAGGTCAGCCTGAGTGTGGAAGCGCAAACCTCAGGCGATGGTATCAGCCATGTGACATTCCGTGTGGGCGATACCGGCGTGGGTATTCCGCAAACTGAGCTCGATAAAATATTCGCCATGTATTACCAAGTGAACTTGCCTGAGCATCAAAGTGCCACGGGCACAGGGATAGGTTTGGCTATCTGTCAGCAAATGGTGTCGCTGATGAACGGTGAAATTAAAGTCAGCAGTGAAATAGGTAAAGGTACGTGCTTCTCGGTGGAGTTACCCTTGCCCATTAGTAATCGCCCGATGCAAGTGGAAGAGTTGCAAGTGCGTGGCCTGAATATCTTGTTGGTAGAGGATATAGAGCTCAATGTAATGGTCGCAAAAGCGCTTTTAGAAAAACTTGATCAGCATGTCGATGTGGCGATGACAGGTGGCGAAGCGATTAAAATGGTACGCGATAAACAATATGATTTGATTCTGCTTGATATTCAACTACCAGACATGACGGGCTTTGATGTCGCAGCTACGTTGCACGAAGAAAGCTTGGTGGAGCAAACCAGTATCGTCGCTTTGACAGCGAATGTGATTAAGCGCCGTCAAGAATACCTTGATAGCGGTATGGATGACGTTATTGCTAAGCCGGTTAAAAAGAGCCGAATCATTGAAGTCTTTAATTCACTCTTTAGTGAACAGCCGTATGAATCCCACAAACCCAAAGATGAAGAGCCTGATAAAGAGTTAGACGCAATATTGGATTTGGATTTACTGCAAATGTTGGTGGATACCATTGGCCATGAAATGGTCAGCACCAGTGTTAAAGTGTTCGAAGAGAATATGCCTGTTTATCTAGATATTTTGCAGCTCAGCTTAAGTGCCAGTGAAAAAGATGAAGTGTGCTCCCAAGCCCATAAAATAAAAGGCGCAGCTGGGTCTGTTGGCTTGGCTAGAGTGCAGAAAATTGCCAACCAAATACAGCAGGGCGACCACCCCGCATGGTGGGAAAATGTGCATGATTGGGTTGAAGAGCTGACCTTTGCCGCCGAAGAAGATATGAAAAAACTCGGTGACTGGCTAACTAAGCAAGATATAGACGATTAA
- the gltB gene encoding glutamate synthase large subunit, with amino-acid sequence MSLYNPNDSKDNCGFGLIAHTQGEASHKLVITAIEGLDRMQHRGGIAADGKTGDGCGLLLQKPDAFFKEIAAENGWKLSKKYGVGVIFLNQDDTLAARGREILNEELERETLSVAGWRVVPTDHSVLGDLAASGVPQIEHVFVNAPSGWRKRDLERRLFMARRRAEKRMSEDSEFYIACLSTLVTVYKGLVMPKDLPKFYLDLADERMQSAICVFHQRFSTNTLPKWPLAQPFRFLAHNGEINTIRGNRDWAQARSSKFVTPLLPDLADAAPFVNTEGSDSSSLDNMLELFLAGGMDLFRAMRLLVPPAYQNNSTMDDELRAFYEFNSMHMEPWDGPAGIVLTNGRHVACNLDRNGLRPARYVITKDGLITLASEIGIWDYKPEDVVEKGRVGPGEMLAVDTYNGKIWRSNEIDEELKSRHPYREWIDENIRRLTPVEQCDASLIGQRVFDDNMMATYHKLFAYSYEELQQIVKVLAKDGQEAVGSMGDDTPMAVLSSKQRTIYDYFRQQFAQVTNPPIDPLRENHVMSLATCIGREQNVFSETSGYAHRVLFDSPVLIYTDLKQLREYNAEHYYSEVVDLNYKPEEGLKKAISRICNEVEYLVKTKRAAFVILSDRNVKANRLTIPAAMAVGAVQRRLIDKSLRCDANIVVETASARDPHHFAVLLGLGATAIYPFLAYESIEQMADKGELGVSAMQGVLNYRKGINKGLYKIMSKMGISTIASYRSSKLFEAIGINADVTKMCFQGVPSRLQGAGFEDFEQDQINLSRVAWLKRKPVDHGGLLKYVHGGEYHAYNPDVVTSLQKAVVSGKYDDYRVFSTLVNERSPSHFRDLLALKAQNPAIDISEVEPAENLFKRFDTAAMSIGALSPEAHEALAIAMNRLGGKSNSGEGGEDPARFNTEKNSKIKQVASGRFGVTPHYLVNAEVIQIKVAQGAKPGEGGQLPGDKVNSYIAELRFAVPGVTLISPPPHHDIYSIEDLAQLIFDLKQVNPTAQISVKLVSEPGVGTIATGVAKAYADLITISGYDGGTGASPLTSVKYAGSPFELGLAETQQALVENGLRHKVRVQTDGGLKTGLDVIKGAILGAESFGFGTGPMVALGCKYLRICHLNNCATGVATQDEKLRENYFIGLPEMVMNYFKFIAEEVREIMASIGVTKLDDLIGRTELLEILPGVTAKQSHLDLSPILAKPKAGTHTKLFCSEIANNPLDKGDLNVQILNDAQGAVASLRGASLKYNVRNTDRSVGAMLSGAIAKVHGNQGMHDAPIHIQLTGTVGQSFGVWNAGGLEMHLVGDANDYVGKGMTGGKLVISNPTNISFDPHVSAIMGNTCLYGATGGKLFAAGRAGERFGVRNSGAVAVVEGTGDNACEYMTGGIVAVLGAVGVNFGAGMTGGFAYILDVLDDIEHRINPELVEIMGIEDKVILSEHLRGLINQHYEETGSEYAMGLLNNFNEVLSKFRLIKPKTSNVKNLLGHISRSSSELSIQAQ; translated from the coding sequence ATGAGTTTATATAATCCTAATGATTCCAAAGACAACTGTGGATTTGGTCTAATCGCCCATACCCAAGGCGAAGCCAGCCACAAGCTTGTCATCACTGCAATTGAAGGATTGGATCGCATGCAGCACCGTGGTGGTATCGCCGCCGACGGTAAGACCGGGGATGGTTGCGGCTTGCTACTTCAAAAACCGGATGCGTTCTTTAAAGAAATAGCCGCTGAAAACGGTTGGAAATTAAGTAAAAAATACGGTGTAGGGGTTATTTTCCTCAATCAGGACGACACCTTAGCGGCCCGTGGCCGTGAAATTTTGAACGAAGAGCTAGAACGCGAAACATTGAGCGTTGCTGGCTGGCGTGTGGTACCGACAGATCACTCTGTACTAGGTGATTTAGCCGCTTCAGGTGTTCCACAAATTGAGCACGTTTTTGTTAATGCGCCTTCTGGATGGCGCAAACGAGACTTAGAACGCCGCTTATTTATGGCACGTCGCCGCGCTGAAAAGCGCATGAGCGAAGACAGCGAATTTTACATCGCTTGCTTATCCACGCTTGTGACTGTGTATAAAGGCCTTGTTATGCCAAAAGATTTGCCAAAGTTCTATTTAGACTTGGCAGATGAGCGCATGCAATCGGCGATTTGTGTATTCCACCAACGCTTCTCCACTAATACTTTGCCTAAGTGGCCATTGGCGCAGCCTTTCCGCTTCTTAGCTCATAATGGTGAAATTAACACTATTCGTGGTAACCGTGATTGGGCGCAAGCTCGAAGCAGCAAATTCGTTACCCCGTTGTTGCCTGATTTAGCCGATGCAGCCCCCTTTGTGAATACTGAAGGCTCAGATTCGTCTTCATTAGATAACATGCTTGAGCTGTTCCTCGCTGGCGGTATGGATTTATTCCGCGCTATGCGCTTACTTGTGCCACCTGCATATCAAAACAACAGCACCATGGACGACGAGTTACGCGCGTTTTACGAGTTTAACTCCATGCACATGGAGCCATGGGACGGCCCCGCCGGTATCGTATTAACCAATGGTCGTCACGTTGCCTGTAACTTGGACCGTAACGGTCTGCGTCCTGCACGTTATGTCATCACCAAAGATGGTTTAATCACTCTTGCCTCTGAAATTGGTATATGGGATTACAAACCTGAAGACGTGGTCGAGAAAGGCCGTGTAGGCCCAGGTGAAATGCTGGCGGTTGATACCTACAACGGCAAAATTTGGCGTTCTAACGAAATTGATGAAGAGCTCAAAAGCCGCCATCCTTATCGCGAATGGATCGACGAAAACATTCGTCGCTTAACGCCTGTGGAGCAATGCGATGCCTCATTAATTGGTCAACGTGTGTTTGACGACAACATGATGGCCACGTACCACAAGCTGTTCGCCTACAGCTACGAAGAGCTTCAGCAAATTGTTAAAGTGCTTGCGAAAGATGGTCAAGAAGCGGTGGGTTCAATGGGTGATGACACCCCAATGGCCGTGCTTTCGTCAAAACAGCGCACCATTTACGATTATTTCCGTCAGCAGTTTGCTCAGGTCACTAACCCGCCTATCGATCCACTACGTGAAAATCACGTTATGTCGTTAGCCACGTGTATTGGCCGTGAACAAAACGTCTTTAGTGAAACCTCAGGTTACGCTCATCGTGTATTGTTTGACTCACCCGTATTAATTTATACCGATTTAAAGCAACTGCGCGAATACAATGCTGAGCATTACTATTCTGAAGTGGTTGACCTAAACTACAAGCCAGAAGAAGGTCTGAAAAAAGCCATCTCTCGAATTTGTAATGAAGTCGAATATTTGGTCAAAACTAAACGTGCTGCGTTTGTTATCTTGTCTGATCGCAATGTCAAAGCGAACCGCTTAACCATCCCTGCAGCCATGGCTGTTGGTGCGGTGCAACGTCGCTTAATCGACAAATCACTTCGTTGTGACGCCAACATAGTCGTTGAAACCGCATCGGCTCGCGACCCACACCACTTTGCCGTATTGCTAGGCTTAGGTGCTACTGCGATTTATCCGTTCTTAGCGTATGAATCTATCGAGCAAATGGCAGATAAAGGTGAACTTGGCGTCAGCGCTATGCAAGGCGTGTTGAACTACCGTAAAGGCATCAATAAAGGTCTGTACAAGATCATGTCTAAAATGGGGATCAGCACCATTGCCAGCTACCGTAGCTCAAAGTTATTTGAAGCCATTGGTATCAATGCTGACGTCACCAAGATGTGCTTCCAAGGCGTGCCAAGTCGTTTACAAGGCGCTGGTTTTGAAGACTTCGAACAAGACCAAATTAACTTAAGCCGTGTGGCGTGGTTAAAACGCAAGCCTGTCGATCACGGTGGTTTATTAAAATACGTGCATGGCGGTGAGTATCACGCTTATAACCCAGACGTTGTCACCAGCTTACAAAAAGCGGTTGTCAGTGGTAAGTACGACGATTATCGCGTGTTTAGTACTCTGGTGAATGAACGCTCCCCCAGTCACTTCCGTGATTTGCTTGCCCTTAAAGCGCAAAATCCAGCAATTGATATTAGCGAAGTTGAACCGGCTGAAAACTTATTCAAGCGTTTCGATACCGCTGCTATGTCAATCGGAGCACTGAGCCCTGAGGCTCACGAAGCCTTGGCGATTGCGATGAACCGCTTAGGTGGCAAATCAAACTCAGGTGAGGGCGGTGAAGATCCAGCGCGTTTCAACACTGAGAAAAACTCCAAGATCAAGCAAGTCGCATCCGGTCGCTTTGGGGTCACGCCGCATTACTTAGTCAATGCTGAAGTGATTCAAATCAAAGTCGCCCAAGGTGCCAAGCCAGGTGAAGGTGGTCAGTTACCGGGTGACAAGGTCAACAGCTACATCGCAGAGCTACGCTTTGCCGTGCCAGGCGTGACGCTTATTTCACCGCCGCCTCATCACGATATTTACTCTATCGAAGATTTAGCTCAGTTAATTTTTGACTTGAAACAAGTTAACCCGACTGCACAAATTTCAGTGAAATTAGTATCTGAGCCGGGCGTGGGAACCATCGCTACCGGTGTTGCTAAAGCCTATGCCGATTTGATTACCATTTCAGGTTATGACGGCGGCACAGGTGCGAGCCCACTAACGTCTGTTAAGTATGCTGGTAGTCCGTTTGAGCTTGGCCTTGCTGAAACCCAACAAGCGCTGGTTGAAAACGGTTTACGCCACAAAGTACGCGTACAAACCGACGGCGGCCTTAAAACCGGTCTAGATGTAATAAAAGGCGCCATTTTAGGGGCTGAAAGCTTCGGCTTTGGTACTGGCCCAATGGTGGCGTTAGGGTGTAAATACCTAAGAATTTGCCACCTGAACAACTGTGCGACAGGCGTAGCAACTCAAGACGAAAAACTACGGGAAAACTACTTCATTGGTTTACCCGAAATGGTAATGAACTACTTCAAGTTTATTGCCGAAGAAGTGCGTGAAATCATGGCATCTATTGGTGTAACCAAGCTTGATGACTTGATTGGGCGTACGGAATTGCTTGAAATACTGCCTGGTGTAACCGCCAAGCAAAGCCATTTGGACTTAAGCCCTATTTTGGCTAAGCCAAAAGCGGGTACGCATACCAAGTTGTTCTGTTCAGAAATTGCCAATAACCCTCTGGATAAAGGCGACTTGAACGTACAAATTTTAAATGACGCTCAAGGTGCCGTCGCTTCATTGCGCGGTGCATCGTTAAAGTACAACGTTCGCAACACTGACCGTTCAGTGGGAGCCATGCTCTCTGGTGCAATTGCTAAAGTACATGGCAACCAAGGCATGCACGACGCGCCTATTCACATTCAGCTTACCGGTACAGTCGGTCAAAGCTTTGGTGTATGGAACGCAGGTGGCCTTGAAATGCACTTAGTGGGCGATGCCAACGATTATGTAGGCAAAGGCATGACAGGCGGTAAATTGGTTATCAGTAACCCAACCAACATCAGCTTTGACCCACATGTGAGCGCGATAATGGGTAACACTTGTTTGTACGGTGCAACAGGCGGCAAATTGTTCGCTGCGGGACGTGCAGGTGAGCGCTTCGGTGTCCGTAACTCAGGTGCTGTCGCGGTTGTAGAAGGTACAGGCGACAACGCGTGTGAATACATGACAGGCGGTATTGTTGCGGTCCTTGGCGCCGTTGGCGTTAACTTTGGTGCAGGTATGACAGGTGGTTTTGCCTACATTCTGGATGTATTAGACGATATTGAACATCGTATCAACCCTGAACTAGTGGAGATTATGGGCATTGAAGACAAGGTTATTTTGTCTGAGCACTTGCGTGGCCTCATCAATCAACACTACGAAGAAACAGGCAGCGAGTACGCCATGGGCTTACTCAACAACTTCAATGAAGTGTTGTCTAAATTCCGCTTAATTAAGCCTAAGACCAGTAATGTGAAAAATCTGTTGGGGCACATTAGTCGCTCATCATCAGAACTTAGCATTCAGGCCCAATAA
- a CDS encoding FAD-dependent oxidoreductase, producing the protein MSKNVYQFVDVERIDPPKKPIVVRKAEFAEIYQPLTQSQTEGQADRCLDCGNPYCEWKCPVHNFIPQWLELANQGKILEAAELSHKTNSLPEVCGRVCPQDRLCEGACTLNDDFGAVTIGSIEKYITDTAFQMGWRPDMSGVVATNKKVAIVGAGPAGLACADILVRNGVKPVVYDKYPEIGGLLTFGIPAFKLEKDVITRRREIFTEMGVEFVLNTEIGKDIDFQTLLDEYDSVFLGMGTYKPMQGGFANEGAPGVYEALPFLIANINRHLKFEKSADEFVDMKGKKVVVLGGGDTTMDCVRTSIRQGATDVICAYRRDEDSMPGSRREVVNAKEEGVEFTFNVQPLDIELDANGNACGVRCVKTEMGEPDAEGRRRPVVIEGSEHVIEADAVIIAFGFQPSPAGWFGDYGIILDEKGRVRAPAKGKYAFQTSNPKIFSGGDMVRGSDLVVTAIFEGREAAEGMLDYMGV; encoded by the coding sequence ATGTCTAAAAACGTATACCAATTTGTTGACGTAGAACGTATCGACCCGCCCAAAAAGCCGATCGTTGTTCGTAAAGCAGAATTCGCTGAAATCTATCAGCCTTTGACCCAATCGCAAACAGAGGGTCAAGCTGACCGCTGTTTAGATTGCGGTAACCCGTATTGTGAATGGAAATGCCCAGTGCATAACTTTATCCCTCAGTGGCTCGAATTAGCCAACCAAGGGAAAATTTTAGAAGCGGCTGAGCTTTCTCACAAAACCAACAGTTTGCCTGAAGTCTGTGGCCGTGTTTGTCCACAAGACCGTTTATGTGAAGGCGCGTGTACCTTAAACGATGACTTTGGTGCCGTCACCATTGGCAGTATTGAAAAATACATTACTGATACCGCCTTTCAGATGGGCTGGCGTCCTGACATGTCAGGTGTTGTAGCCACCAACAAGAAAGTCGCCATTGTCGGTGCAGGGCCTGCTGGCCTTGCCTGTGCGGATATTCTAGTACGTAATGGCGTCAAACCCGTTGTGTATGACAAATACCCAGAAATCGGCGGCTTGCTGACCTTCGGTATTCCGGCCTTTAAGCTTGAGAAAGACGTGATCACCCGTCGTCGTGAAATTTTCACTGAAATGGGCGTCGAGTTTGTACTCAATACTGAAATCGGCAAAGACATCGACTTTCAAACCTTGCTTGATGAATACGATTCCGTGTTCTTAGGCATGGGGACGTACAAGCCAATGCAAGGTGGTTTTGCGAATGAAGGCGCACCGGGTGTTTACGAAGCCCTGCCCTTCTTGATTGCCAACATTAACCGTCACCTTAAGTTTGAAAAATCAGCGGATGAATTCGTTGATATGAAAGGCAAAAAGGTCGTGGTGTTAGGCGGTGGTGATACCACCATGGATTGCGTACGTACATCTATTCGCCAAGGCGCCACAGATGTTATCTGTGCCTATCGTCGTGATGAAGACAGCATGCCTGGTTCACGCCGTGAAGTAGTTAACGCCAAAGAAGAAGGCGTTGAATTCACCTTTAACGTACAACCACTGGATATCGAACTAGATGCCAATGGTAATGCGTGTGGCGTACGCTGCGTGAAAACCGAAATGGGCGAGCCGGATGCAGAAGGCCGTCGTCGTCCTGTTGTCATCGAAGGCTCAGAACATGTCATTGAAGCTGACGCAGTCATCATCGCGTTTGGCTTTCAGCCTAGCCCTGCGGGCTGGTTTGGTGACTACGGTATTATCCTGGATGAAAAGGGTCGTGTACGCGCTCCTGCTAAAGGAAAGTATGCATTTCAAACGTCTAATCCTAAGATCTTCTCTGGTGGCGATATGGTGCGAGGCTCTGATCTAGTCGTTACTGCTATTTTCGAAGGCCGCGAAGCCGCAGAAGGTATGCTCGACTACATGGGCGTGTAA
- a CDS encoding iron-containing alcohol dehydrogenase produces MTTTITLPNIMQIGAGAINALPATLESLGCQYPCIITDATMVTLGYTDKITTLLKAQNIDYGLFSETMAEPSEDSILPAVHLVRQGRYDCLLALGGGSAIDTAKAIALLATHGGTMRDYKMPRTVHMRSMPVIAIPTTAGTGSEATQATIITDASTDEKMLCMGPGLMPMAAIVDYELTLSLPMRIAADTGIDALTHAIEAFVSRKANLFSDQQAIAAMKLIGQNLLRTCQDPTDFQAREAVMLGATLAGVAFSNASVALVHGMSRPLGVHFHVPHGLSNAMLLPTVTEFSISSAPTRYAQCALYMGLVNDFADENQAHQALLSQLRLINTTLKVPTLAEFGVQKDMFNNTLALMAEQALASGSPNNNPRLASKDEIIALYKTAWDSK; encoded by the coding sequence ATGACGACCACGATTACTCTACCCAACATCATGCAAATTGGCGCAGGCGCCATTAACGCTCTACCCGCGACCCTTGAAAGCCTTGGCTGCCAATACCCGTGCATCATCACCGACGCCACTATGGTCACCCTTGGCTATACCGATAAGATCACTACCTTACTAAAAGCGCAAAACATAGATTACGGCCTATTTAGCGAGACCATGGCTGAGCCAAGTGAAGATTCCATCCTGCCTGCGGTCCATTTGGTTCGTCAGGGAAGGTACGATTGCTTGCTAGCATTAGGGGGCGGCAGCGCCATTGATACTGCCAAAGCGATTGCATTATTAGCGACCCACGGCGGCACCATGCGCGATTACAAAATGCCCCGCACGGTTCATATGCGTAGCATGCCAGTGATTGCTATTCCTACCACCGCAGGCACCGGCTCAGAAGCGACCCAAGCCACCATCATTACCGATGCCAGCACAGACGAGAAAATGCTATGCATGGGGCCAGGCTTGATGCCCATGGCTGCCATAGTGGATTACGAACTCACCCTGAGCTTGCCCATGCGCATAGCGGCTGATACAGGCATTGATGCACTCACCCATGCAATAGAAGCCTTTGTCAGTCGCAAAGCGAATCTGTTTAGCGATCAGCAGGCCATCGCCGCCATGAAACTCATTGGGCAGAATTTACTGCGCACCTGTCAAGACCCGACAGATTTTCAAGCCCGGGAAGCCGTTATGCTCGGGGCGACCCTTGCTGGTGTCGCCTTTTCAAACGCCTCTGTTGCCTTAGTGCATGGTATGAGCCGCCCATTGGGGGTGCATTTTCATGTCCCCCATGGGCTAAGTAATGCCATGTTACTGCCCACTGTCACGGAATTTTCCATCAGCAGCGCCCCTACACGCTATGCCCAGTGCGCACTGTATATGGGATTGGTGAATGACTTTGCAGATGAAAACCAAGCGCACCAAGCACTGCTTAGCCAACTTAGGCTTATTAATACGACATTGAAGGTTCCAACGTTAGCGGAGTTTGGCGTACAAAAAGATATGTTCAATAACACCTTGGCGTTAATGGCAGAGCAAGCTCTTGCCTCGGGCTCGCCGAACAACAACCCACGCTTGGCGAGTAAAGATGAAATCATCGCGTTGTATAAAACCGCTTGGGATAGTAAATAG
- a CDS encoding DsbA family oxidoreductase codes for MATPLKIDIVSDVSCPWCIIGYKALDEALGKLDGKVAADITWQPFELNPNMPPEGQEIVEHITEKYGISVEQSEQNREMIKQRGLDVGYEFGNRGGGRIYNTFDAHRLLHWAEEAGKQTELKLALFDLYFKESGDPSNHEQLLAVVERVGLDKAAAQEVLTSGKYTQEVREAQHLYQSNGISSVPAVIVNNKHLISGGQPASVFEQALTQIAQEVEAENVSA; via the coding sequence ATGGCTACCCCCCTTAAAATAGATATCGTTTCTGACGTGTCGTGCCCATGGTGCATCATAGGTTATAAAGCCTTGGATGAAGCACTAGGCAAACTTGACGGTAAAGTTGCAGCGGATATCACTTGGCAGCCGTTCGAATTGAACCCGAACATGCCCCCAGAGGGCCAAGAAATTGTTGAGCATATCACCGAGAAATACGGCATCAGTGTTGAACAAAGTGAGCAGAACCGCGAAATGATTAAGCAGCGCGGCCTAGATGTGGGTTACGAGTTTGGTAATCGAGGCGGTGGTCGTATTTACAATACCTTCGATGCGCACAGGTTGTTGCACTGGGCAGAAGAGGCAGGCAAACAAACAGAGCTTAAGTTGGCCTTGTTCGATTTGTACTTCAAAGAAAGTGGTGACCCAAGTAACCACGAGCAATTGCTCGCTGTGGTTGAGCGTGTTGGGCTTGATAAAGCCGCTGCCCAAGAAGTATTGACCTCGGGTAAGTACACCCAAGAGGTGCGCGAAGCACAGCACTTATACCAATCTAACGGGATTAGTTCAGTCCCTGCGGTTATCGTGAACAACAAACATTTGATCAGTGGCGGTCAGCCTGCTTCCGTGTTTGAGCAAGCATTAACGCAGATTGCCCAAGAAGTGGAAGCCGAGAATGTGAGCGCTTAA
- a CDS encoding co-chaperone GroES codes for MAIRPLNDRVIVKRHEQESKSAGGIVLTGSAAEKSTRGEVIAVGNGRTLDNGEVKAVDVKIGDIVIFNDGYGVKTEKLDGEEVLILSENDILAVVE; via the coding sequence ATGGCAATTCGTCCTTTAAACGATCGCGTTATCGTTAAGCGTCACGAACAAGAAAGCAAATCTGCCGGCGGCATCGTATTAACGGGCTCAGCAGCAGAAAAATCAACTCGCGGTGAAGTTATCGCTGTCGGCAATGGTCGCACACTTGATAACGGCGAAGTGAAAGCTGTTGACGTTAAAATCGGCGACATCGTAATTTTCAACGACGGTTACGGCGTGAAAACAGAGAAGCTAGACGGCGAAGAAGTATTGATCCTTAGCGAAAACGACATCCTAGCAGTAGTCGAGTAA